From Neobacillus sp. PS2-9, the proteins below share one genomic window:
- the yugI gene encoding S1 domain-containing post-transcriptional regulator GSP13 codes for MSEKFETGSIVTGKVTGIQPYGAFVALDENTQGLVHISEITHGYVKDINEHLKVGDEIKVKVLSVDESAGKIGLSIRATEEAPVQQQQAVKAKKPRKRQAAAIIPEADGQQGFNTLKDKLQEWIDQSQREEIKK; via the coding sequence ATGTCAGAAAAATTCGAAACAGGCAGTATAGTAACAGGTAAAGTAACGGGTATTCAACCATATGGTGCGTTCGTTGCGCTAGACGAAAATACACAAGGTCTTGTACACATCTCCGAAATCACGCACGGCTATGTAAAAGATATTAATGAACACCTTAAAGTTGGAGATGAAATCAAGGTTAAGGTATTATCTGTGGACGAAAGTGCTGGAAAAATTGGCTTATCTATTCGTGCAACAGAAGAAGCACCTGTTCAACAACAACAAGCTGTTAAAGCTAAGAAGCCTCGTAAGCGCCAGGCAGCAGCAATTATTCCTGAAGCTGATGGTCAACAAGGTTTTAACACGTTAAAAGATAAGCTTCAAGAGTGGATCGATCAGTCACAACGCGAAGAAATTAAAAAATAA
- a CDS encoding DUF1871 family protein, protein MRKELQTNLQYVDALNEWDPFQLKTGGYETEIADTVQAVHELNDSKKLAERIQAIYELSFEKLIPMESCLKMAEKLLIIKENESCSI, encoded by the coding sequence ATGAGAAAAGAGCTTCAAACAAACTTGCAGTATGTGGATGCATTAAATGAGTGGGATCCATTTCAATTAAAGACGGGCGGCTATGAAACAGAGATTGCTGATACGGTGCAAGCAGTGCATGAATTAAATGATTCAAAAAAGCTTGCTGAGCGAATTCAAGCCATTTATGAGTTATCATTTGAAAAACTAATCCCGATGGAAAGCTGTTTGAAAATGGCAGAGAAATTACTCATCATAAAAGAAAATGAATCTTGTTCTATCTAA
- a CDS encoding helix-turn-helix transcriptional regulator, whose product MNTIGHTIKTYRERVNMTQEELAQKIRVGTQTIEKYESGEQIPSNQTILKISTVLDIPATELLAHSE is encoded by the coding sequence ATGAATACCATCGGCCACACCATTAAAACTTACCGCGAAAGAGTAAACATGACCCAAGAGGAACTAGCTCAAAAGATTAGAGTGGGAACGCAAACCATTGAAAAGTATGAATCTGGGGAACAAATCCCAAGTAACCAAACGATTCTAAAAATATCTACTGTTCTAGATATCCCTGCTACTGAATTATTAGCACATAGTGAGTGA
- a CDS encoding PH domain-containing protein gives MGFLDGLMGNASEVNAAEVQREFGRVLAPAEQIEKAYKLIRDMFIFTNKRLILVDKQGLTGKKVEYHSIPYKSITHFSIETAGNFDLDAELKIWISGNALPLQKQFNKNLNIYELQSVLAEYVLK, from the coding sequence GTGGGATTTTTAGATGGATTAATGGGTAATGCATCAGAAGTAAATGCTGCAGAAGTACAGCGGGAATTTGGACGAGTTCTAGCACCGGCTGAACAAATTGAAAAGGCATATAAACTTATTCGTGATATGTTTATTTTTACTAATAAGCGATTAATATTAGTAGACAAACAAGGACTTACAGGGAAAAAGGTCGAGTACCATTCGATTCCTTATAAAAGCATTACACATTTCAGTATTGAAACAGCAGGAAACTTTGACTTAGATGCAGAACTGAAAATCTGGATCTCAGGGAATGCCCTTCCATTACAAAAGCAATTTAACAAAAACCTTAACATCTATGAGCTTCAAAGTGTTCTTGCAGAATATGTTCTGAAATAA
- a CDS encoding ornithine--oxo-acid transaminase, which produces MKSNVNTSELIEKTEKYGANNYHPLPIVISRAEGVWVEDPEGNKYMDMLSAYSAVNQGHRHPKIIQALKDQADKVTLTSRAFHNDQLGPWYEKVSQLTNREMVLPMNTGAEAVETAVKAARRWSYDVKGIAEDQAEIIACVGNFHGRTMTAVSLSSDPEYKRGFGPMLPGIKLIPYGDLEALKAAITPNTAAFLIEPIQGEAGIVIPPEGFIKQAMDLCKKNNVLFIADEIQAGLARTGKMFACEWEGIEPDMYILGKALGGGVFPISCVVANKDILGVFNPGSHGSTFGGNPMACAVSIAALDVLVDEQLAQKSLELGEYFISKLKEIKNPKIKDVRGRGLFIGVELTEAARPYCEQLKDFGLLCKETHDTVIRFAPPLVITKEELDWAIERIVKVLG; this is translated from the coding sequence ATGAAATCTAACGTTAATACAAGTGAATTGATTGAGAAAACAGAGAAATATGGTGCAAATAACTATCATCCACTTCCAATTGTCATATCACGTGCTGAAGGTGTTTGGGTGGAAGACCCGGAAGGCAACAAATACATGGATATGCTTAGTGCTTATTCTGCGGTAAACCAGGGCCATCGTCATCCAAAAATCATTCAAGCATTAAAGGATCAGGCAGACAAGGTGACATTAACCTCACGTGCCTTCCATAATGACCAGCTTGGTCCGTGGTATGAAAAAGTAAGCCAATTAACGAATAGAGAAATGGTCCTTCCAATGAATACAGGGGCAGAAGCTGTTGAGACGGCTGTAAAGGCAGCTCGCCGCTGGAGCTATGATGTGAAAGGGATTGCAGAAGACCAAGCAGAAATCATTGCTTGTGTAGGAAACTTCCACGGAAGAACAATGACAGCCGTTTCATTATCTTCCGATCCTGAATATAAACGTGGATTTGGTCCCATGCTTCCAGGAATTAAGCTCATTCCTTATGGAGATTTAGAGGCCTTAAAAGCAGCGATTACTCCAAATACAGCTGCATTCTTAATTGAACCGATTCAAGGTGAAGCTGGCATTGTCATTCCACCTGAAGGGTTTATCAAGCAAGCAATGGACCTTTGTAAGAAAAATAATGTTCTTTTTATAGCAGATGAAATTCAAGCGGGACTAGCACGTACGGGTAAAATGTTTGCATGTGAATGGGAGGGAATTGAACCAGACATGTATATTCTGGGCAAAGCACTTGGCGGGGGTGTATTCCCCATTTCATGTGTCGTCGCCAATAAGGATATCTTGGGCGTATTTAATCCTGGTTCACATGGTTCTACTTTTGGCGGAAATCCAATGGCTTGTGCAGTTTCTATTGCAGCCTTAGATGTGTTGGTTGATGAACAGCTTGCACAAAAATCATTAGAACTTGGAGAATATTTTATTAGCAAATTAAAAGAGATTAAGAATCCTAAAATAAAGGACGTTCGCGGAAGAGGATTGTTCATCGGAGTGGAATTGACAGAAGCTGCTCGTCCGTATTGTGAACAATTAAAGGATTTTGGACTTCTATGTAAAGAAACTCATGATACAGTCATTCGTTTTGCACCTCCCCTCGTCATTACTAAAGAAGAGTTAGATTGGGCAATCGAGCGGATTGTCAAAGTATTAGGCTAA
- a CDS encoding Glu/Leu/Phe/Val dehydrogenase: protein MGTNDGDGMEKEIINLLSSTQIVIHDALNKLGLNQDVYHLLEEPLRTMTVRIPIRMDDGSTKIYTGFRAQHNDAVGPTMGGVRFHPMVSEHEVKALSMWMSLKCGIVDLPFGGGKGGIVCNPRTMSSGELERLSRGYVRAISQIVGPTKDIPAPDMYTNSQIMAWMMDEYSCLRQFDSPGFITGKPLVLGGSEGREKAGAKGVTICIEEAAKKSGINIKGAQVIIQGFGNAGSFIAEFLHEMGARIIGISDVYGALYDPDGLPIQYLLDRRDSFGTITTLFEGVITNQELLEQECDILIPAAVSNQITAENAYNIKAKIVVEAANGPTTFEATKILTERNIMLVPDVLAGAGGVTVSYFEWVQNNQGYYWSEEEVEFRLRKRIIQSFHDIYELAIARNINMRLAAYMVGVRKMAEASLFRGWI, encoded by the coding sequence ATGGGGACTAATGATGGAGACGGAATGGAAAAGGAAATAATCAACCTTCTTTCATCAACGCAGATTGTTATTCATGATGCATTAAACAAGCTAGGGCTTAATCAAGACGTGTATCATTTATTGGAAGAACCTTTAAGAACCATGACCGTACGAATTCCCATTCGTATGGATGATGGTTCTACGAAAATTTATACAGGCTTCCGTGCCCAGCATAATGATGCGGTTGGACCGACAATGGGCGGTGTCCGCTTTCACCCCATGGTAAGCGAACATGAAGTCAAAGCATTATCCATGTGGATGAGCTTGAAATGTGGGATTGTTGATTTACCCTTTGGTGGGGGGAAGGGCGGTATTGTATGTAACCCAAGGACCATGTCATCGGGGGAACTTGAACGTTTAAGCCGTGGGTATGTTCGTGCAATCAGCCAAATCGTTGGGCCGACGAAGGATATACCGGCACCAGATATGTATACAAATTCTCAGATTATGGCCTGGATGATGGATGAATACAGCTGTCTACGACAATTTGATTCTCCAGGGTTTATAACGGGGAAACCGCTCGTGCTTGGAGGATCTGAGGGCCGGGAAAAAGCAGGAGCAAAGGGTGTAACGATTTGTATTGAAGAAGCAGCCAAAAAAAGTGGAATTAACATAAAAGGTGCCCAAGTTATTATCCAAGGTTTTGGAAATGCGGGAAGTTTTATTGCGGAATTTCTTCATGAAATGGGTGCCAGGATTATTGGAATCTCAGATGTCTATGGTGCACTTTATGATCCTGACGGCCTGCCAATTCAATATTTATTAGACCGTCGCGATAGCTTTGGTACCATAACTACCCTTTTTGAGGGCGTGATTACCAATCAAGAACTGCTTGAACAGGAATGTGATATTTTAATACCAGCTGCTGTCTCGAATCAAATTACTGCTGAAAATGCTTATAATATTAAAGCGAAGATTGTTGTAGAAGCTGCCAATGGCCCTACTACATTTGAAGCAACAAAAATACTAACAGAGCGTAATATTATGCTTGTGCCTGATGTCCTTGCAGGTGCCGGTGGTGTTACCGTTTCCTATTTTGAGTGGGTCCAAAACAATCAAGGATACTATTGGAGTGAGGAAGAGGTTGAGTTCAGATTGAGGAAAAGAATCATCCAATCCTTCCATGATATTTATGAGCTTGCCATAGCACGGAATATTAATATGCGGTTAGCTGCTTATATGGTGGGCGTAAGAAAAATGGCAGAGGCATCCTTATTCAGAGGATGGATATAA
- a CDS encoding DHHA1 domain-containing protein: MEQKLYYQDAYIQTFSAQIVKQEQDEQGQWYVVLDQTAFYPTGGGQPYDQGTIADRNVINVEEKEGEIRHYLETPLQEVEGIKEGRVDWERRFDHMQQHCGQHILSAAFDHLFQYKTVGFHLGAETLTIDLETETLTEHEVKRAEELANKTILENREIEVKWVTEAELSQYALRKETKVKEDIRLVIIPDFDYNGCGGTHPKSTGEVSAIKILNWERQKKKIRLQFVCGHRVIKQLEKKQKVMLELTKLLNAPEKEMEAAVSRLIENGKSLEKALEQAKENLLQYEAKDLLAKSEDARQIVGKVFQNRTIQELQKLARLITAENDQVLVFIVSTNEGRLQLVCARGAAREENMKALVEEILSKINGKGGGNESFAQGGGDAHLPAEEILELILARLK; encoded by the coding sequence ATGGAACAAAAATTATATTACCAAGATGCGTACATACAAACGTTTTCTGCTCAAATAGTAAAACAAGAACAAGATGAGCAGGGACAGTGGTATGTTGTTTTAGACCAGACTGCCTTTTATCCAACAGGTGGCGGACAGCCATATGATCAAGGAACCATTGCAGATAGGAACGTTATCAATGTGGAAGAAAAAGAGGGAGAAATCCGTCATTACCTGGAAACCCCTTTACAGGAGGTTGAAGGAATAAAAGAAGGGAGAGTTGATTGGGAAAGACGGTTCGACCATATGCAGCAGCATTGTGGACAGCATATTTTATCAGCAGCCTTTGATCATCTTTTTCAATATAAAACAGTTGGTTTTCATTTAGGAGCAGAGACGCTGACGATAGACCTTGAAACTGAAACTCTAACAGAACACGAAGTAAAAAGGGCCGAAGAACTTGCAAATAAAACTATTTTGGAAAATAGAGAGATTGAAGTGAAATGGGTAACGGAAGCAGAGTTATCCCAATATGCCCTTCGAAAAGAGACAAAGGTAAAAGAGGATATTCGACTTGTGATTATTCCGGATTTTGATTATAACGGCTGTGGTGGAACACATCCTAAATCAACTGGAGAGGTTAGCGCCATTAAAATATTAAATTGGGAAAGACAGAAGAAAAAGATTCGTCTGCAATTTGTTTGCGGGCACCGAGTAATAAAGCAGCTTGAGAAAAAACAAAAGGTTATGCTTGAATTAACTAAGCTACTCAATGCTCCCGAAAAAGAAATGGAAGCTGCTGTCAGTCGATTGATTGAAAACGGTAAAAGTTTGGAAAAGGCGTTGGAGCAAGCGAAGGAAAATTTACTTCAATATGAAGCAAAGGATCTATTGGCCAAATCAGAGGACGCTCGTCAAATAGTGGGTAAGGTATTTCAAAATCGCACCATCCAAGAGCTGCAAAAGCTTGCTCGACTTATAACTGCTGAAAACGATCAGGTTCTAGTTTTCATTGTCTCAACCAATGAAGGTCGGTTACAGCTTGTGTGTGCTAGAGGTGCTGCAAGAGAAGAAAATATGAAAGCATTGGTTGAAGAAATTCTATCAAAGATAAATGGAAAAGGCGGTGGAAATGAATCCTTTGCACAAGGCGGAGGAGATGCCCACCTACCAGCAGAAGAGATTCTTGAACTTATCTTAGCGCGTTTAAAATAG
- a CDS encoding DUF378 domain-containing protein has product MSSIQRIALVLTIIGAINWGLIGFFQFDLVASIFGGQDSALSRIIYGLVGIAGLINLGLLFKPNEERVREPETDRV; this is encoded by the coding sequence ATGAGTTCTATTCAACGTATCGCACTAGTTCTTACTATTATTGGCGCCATTAATTGGGGCTTAATTGGCTTCTTTCAATTCGATCTTGTCGCTAGCATATTTGGTGGCCAAGATTCTGCCCTCTCTAGAATTATCTATGGTTTAGTAGGTATTGCTGGATTGATTAACCTTGGTCTTCTCTTCAAACCAAACGAAGAACGTGTAAGAGAGCCAGAAACGGATAGAGTGTAA